One segment of Odontesthes bonariensis isolate fOdoBon6 chromosome 1, fOdoBon6.hap1, whole genome shotgun sequence DNA contains the following:
- the LOC142380370 gene encoding RNA-binding protein, mRNA-processing factor 2a isoform X1, translated as MILSRCNTSTKKLSSDTSPARPHLGTSSLLKFKRHQDFHCSFSRTWGKYHSTRKNLILCAAAAEATVNMSLKADAEPNNNVSIEEEVRTLFVSGLPVDIKPRELYLLFRPFKGYEGSLIKLTSKQPVGFVTFDSRTGAEAAKNALNGIRFDPESPQTLRLEFAKANTKMAKSKLMATPNPTNIHPALGAHFIARDPYDLTGAALIPASPDAWTPYPLYATELTPGLPHAAFTYPAAAAAAAALHAQVRDQPMRWYPTPSETSQPGWKSRQFC; from the exons ATGATTCTCTCTCGTTGTAATACTTCGACTAAGAAACTATCTTCGGATACCTCGCCTGCACGACCTCACCTCGGCACATCTTCTCTCCTCAAGTTCAAACGCCACCAGGACTTTCACTGCAGCTTCAGTCGCACTTGGGGGAAATACCACTCGACGAGGAAAAACCTAATACTTTGCGCAGCAGCAGCCGAAGCGACCGTCAACATGAGTCTCAAAGCTGACGCAGAGCCGAATAACAACGTCTCTATCGAGGAAGAG GTACGAACACTGTTTGTCAGTGGCCTCCCAGTTGATATCAAACCACGGGAACTTTACCTGCTCTTTAGACCTTTCAAG GGTTATGAAGGGTCACTGATTAAGTTAACATCAAAACAG CCTGTCGGGTTTGTAACCTTTGACAGTCGCACTGGAGCTGAAGCTGCAAAAAATGCACTAAAT GGTATCCGTTTTGACCCTGAAAGTCCCCAGACCCTGCGCTTAGAGTTTGCTAAAGCCAACACGAAGATGGCAAAGAGTAAGCTGATGGCCACACCGAACCCCACAAATATCCACCCTGCTCTAGGAGCACACTTCATTGCACGGGACCCAT ATGATCTGACAGGGGCAGCGCTGATTCCAGCGTCACCGGATGCCTGGACTCCTTATCCTCTGTATGCCACAGAACTGACCCCAGGCCTCCCTCACGCAGCCTTCACCTACCCGGCGGCCGCTGCCGCTGCTGCAGCCCTCCACGCCCAGGTGAGGGACCaaccg
- the LOC142380370 gene encoding RNA-binding protein, mRNA-processing factor 2a isoform X2 yields the protein MILSRCNTSTKKLSSDTSPARPHLGTSSLLKFKRHQDFHCSFSRTWGKYHSTRKNLILCAAAAEATVNMSLKADAEPNNNVSIEEEVRTLFVSGLPVDIKPRELYLLFRPFKGYEGSLIKLTSKQPVGFVTFDSRTGAEAAKNALNGIRFDPESPQTLRLEFAKANTKMAKSKLMATPNPTNIHPALGAHFIARDPYDLTGAALIPASPDAWTPYPLYATELTPGLPHAAFTYPAAAAAAAALHAQMRWYPTPSETSQPGWKSRQFC from the exons ATGATTCTCTCTCGTTGTAATACTTCGACTAAGAAACTATCTTCGGATACCTCGCCTGCACGACCTCACCTCGGCACATCTTCTCTCCTCAAGTTCAAACGCCACCAGGACTTTCACTGCAGCTTCAGTCGCACTTGGGGGAAATACCACTCGACGAGGAAAAACCTAATACTTTGCGCAGCAGCAGCCGAAGCGACCGTCAACATGAGTCTCAAAGCTGACGCAGAGCCGAATAACAACGTCTCTATCGAGGAAGAG GTACGAACACTGTTTGTCAGTGGCCTCCCAGTTGATATCAAACCACGGGAACTTTACCTGCTCTTTAGACCTTTCAAG GGTTATGAAGGGTCACTGATTAAGTTAACATCAAAACAG CCTGTCGGGTTTGTAACCTTTGACAGTCGCACTGGAGCTGAAGCTGCAAAAAATGCACTAAAT GGTATCCGTTTTGACCCTGAAAGTCCCCAGACCCTGCGCTTAGAGTTTGCTAAAGCCAACACGAAGATGGCAAAGAGTAAGCTGATGGCCACACCGAACCCCACAAATATCCACCCTGCTCTAGGAGCACACTTCATTGCACGGGACCCAT ATGATCTGACAGGGGCAGCGCTGATTCCAGCGTCACCGGATGCCTGGACTCCTTATCCTCTGTATGCCACAGAACTGACCCCAGGCCTCCCTCACGCAGCCTTCACCTACCCGGCGGCCGCTGCCGCTGCTGCAGCCCTCCACGCCCAG